From a single Crateriforma spongiae genomic region:
- a CDS encoding acetyl-CoA carboxylase biotin carboxyl carrier protein subunit, giving the protein MKLKIKIDGDVYEVEVDVAEEESPQPGFVPASESYQAPGVAPPAAPPSGGGGGQVVEDESKVCRSPVSGVVIRVPVEVGEEIEQDQELMVLEAMKMETVITAPIAGKIAKLNAEVGGSVKANDVLIEFE; this is encoded by the coding sequence GTGAAACTAAAGATCAAAATTGATGGTGACGTGTACGAGGTTGAAGTCGACGTCGCCGAAGAAGAATCCCCGCAACCGGGGTTCGTTCCTGCCAGCGAAAGTTATCAAGCACCAGGCGTTGCTCCGCCGGCAGCGCCACCGTCCGGCGGCGGTGGTGGTCAAGTCGTCGAAGACGAAAGCAAGGTTTGCCGCAGCCCCGTTTCCGGTGTCGTGATCCGCGTGCCGGTTGAAGTGGGCGAAGAAATCGAACAAGACCAAGAATTGATGGTCTTGGAAGCGATGAAGATGGAAACGGTCATCACCGCGCCCATCGCCGGAAAAATCGCCAAGCTGAACGCTGAAGTCGGCGGCAGCGTCAAAGCGAATGATGTGTTGATTGAATTCGAATGA
- a CDS encoding sulfatase-like hydrolase/transferase — translation MILLSLRRRLQAERLIAVCLCCLAATNFCSAENDRPNILLILTDDQSCSSLSCYGGTLVSTPAIDRLATEGVRLTSAYVTPQCTPTRAALLTGQSPPRNGMWHVIGWYGTPFAPVIEPLYRENLDPQSCHMPHWLRNAGYRTGMAGKWHLTNNEHGHYTFLKAGSADQFGFDFVAPPGPGSQNEGDKWVDHLTDETIRFIDDSGDGPWFFYLSHHTLHGKVSAPPALVEKYLNAGHPAEGMNNATYLAAIEHLDRSIGRILDHLHTSGEEDNTLIVFLSDNGGVDTQLALPQWNDQPLDGSQPMLVHKEEFDSDPLRAGKGSVYEGGIRVPCLVRWPGSIPAGKTIDAPVQVTDWLTTFIAAADVDRSQGGTDAGVTLDGRNVIPVLQGDVAPTRDLCWYMPLYDLRWGATPAAIIRRGRWKLIEFFGDHVDPRGQYRIGQRTELYDLEADLAETHDLAAERPKLTDDLRRRLFDWIRSTGAPIPTQNPHADPKRWLWETRDKPHWISESDWPRAPGLP, via the coding sequence ATGATTTTGCTGTCACTACGCCGGCGTTTGCAGGCGGAACGATTGATCGCCGTGTGCCTGTGTTGTTTGGCGGCAACGAACTTCTGTTCCGCCGAAAACGACCGTCCCAACATCTTGCTGATCCTGACCGATGACCAAAGCTGTTCATCGCTGTCGTGTTATGGCGGTACGTTGGTATCGACACCGGCGATCGATCGATTGGCCACCGAAGGAGTGCGTTTGACGTCGGCCTACGTCACGCCCCAGTGCACCCCCACACGCGCGGCGCTTTTGACCGGCCAGTCCCCACCGCGTAACGGCATGTGGCACGTCATCGGTTGGTATGGAACACCGTTTGCGCCGGTGATCGAACCGCTGTATCGTGAGAATTTGGATCCGCAAAGCTGCCACATGCCACACTGGCTTCGCAACGCCGGTTACCGAACAGGAATGGCGGGCAAGTGGCATTTGACCAACAACGAGCACGGTCACTACACCTTCCTGAAAGCTGGCTCGGCGGATCAATTCGGGTTTGATTTTGTCGCACCACCGGGGCCGGGCAGCCAAAACGAAGGCGACAAATGGGTCGATCATCTGACGGATGAGACGATTCGATTCATTGATGATTCGGGCGACGGACCGTGGTTCTTTTACCTGTCCCACCACACACTGCATGGCAAAGTTTCCGCGCCGCCTGCGCTGGTGGAAAAGTATTTGAATGCCGGACATCCCGCCGAAGGCATGAACAATGCCACCTACCTTGCCGCCATCGAGCACCTGGACCGTTCCATCGGGCGAATCCTTGATCATTTGCATACATCTGGCGAAGAAGACAACACATTGATTGTTTTTCTTTCGGACAACGGTGGTGTCGACACCCAGCTTGCATTGCCCCAATGGAATGATCAGCCGCTTGACGGCAGCCAACCGATGCTCGTCCACAAGGAGGAATTTGATAGCGATCCGTTGCGTGCCGGAAAAGGCTCCGTTTACGAAGGTGGCATCCGAGTTCCGTGCCTGGTCCGTTGGCCGGGATCCATTCCGGCGGGGAAGACGATCGACGCGCCGGTCCAAGTGACCGACTGGTTGACCACGTTTATCGCCGCCGCGGATGTCGATCGATCGCAAGGTGGCACCGACGCGGGCGTGACTCTGGACGGACGAAACGTTATCCCCGTATTGCAAGGTGACGTCGCTCCGACGCGAGATCTGTGTTGGTACATGCCGCTATACGATCTTCGCTGGGGTGCCACGCCGGCCGCGATCATTCGCCGGGGACGCTGGAAACTGATCGAGTTTTTTGGCGACCATGTCGACCCCAGGGGGCAATATCGAATCGGGCAGCGAACGGAGCTTTACGATTTGGAAGCGGACCTTGCCGAAACGCATGACCTTGCAGCGGAGCGACCCAAACTGACCGACGACCTGCGTCGACGTTTGTTCGATTGGATTCGCAGCACGGGTGCTCCCATCCCGACGCAAAATCCACATGCCGATCCGAAACGTTGGCTGTGGGAAACCCGTGACAAGCCGCACTGGATTTCTGAATCAGATTGGCCCAGGGCTCCGGGGCTGCCCTAA
- a CDS encoding Gfo/Idh/MocA family protein produces the protein MTHEPTRQPTRRGILKTLAVGAASAPAVVRGRNLNDKIRIAVVGMGGRSNAHGKSLVELEKDSSANVEFAGVCDCNEGPRKSAQLAWSERAGHRIEAYDDMRRVFDDPNIDAVTFATPNHWHSLCVILACQAGKDAYVEKPGSHNIFEGRKMVEAARKYDRIVQHGTQCRSSENIIEGIRQLHDGIIGKVYFARGIAYKIRGNLGQHAPRPVPDGLDWNAWCGPAPVHEFSNFQLRRWHWIWDYGNGEIGNQGVHQMDIIRWGLKIDDHPNQISSVGTNFMQQEVHDSSAQTPGVLSTSMKWDDGRMIEFAVRDWYTNAEAGFRDKYPFVQKDFPVGVIFLGSEGTMIFPDYSSYYTFLGRDRELGPHASEPGSPISDLPHFQNWVSSLRSRNPEDLSAEILQGHMSSSLCHLANIAYRVDRTVNFDPKKETFVDDAEANQLVSRPPRAPFVVPENV, from the coding sequence ATGACGCATGAACCCACCCGCCAACCGACACGTCGCGGCATCCTGAAGACGCTTGCGGTCGGTGCGGCATCCGCCCCCGCGGTCGTCCGCGGCCGAAACTTGAATGACAAGATCCGAATCGCCGTGGTCGGCATGGGTGGGCGTTCCAATGCGCACGGTAAAAGTTTGGTGGAACTTGAAAAAGACTCCTCGGCCAACGTCGAATTCGCGGGCGTCTGTGATTGCAACGAAGGCCCGAGAAAGTCGGCACAGTTGGCGTGGAGCGAACGGGCCGGCCATCGCATCGAAGCCTATGACGACATGCGTCGTGTCTTCGATGACCCAAACATCGATGCGGTGACCTTTGCGACCCCGAATCACTGGCATTCCCTGTGTGTCATCTTGGCCTGCCAGGCGGGGAAAGACGCCTATGTCGAAAAGCCAGGTTCACACAACATTTTCGAAGGCCGGAAGATGGTGGAGGCGGCCCGAAAGTACGACCGCATCGTCCAGCACGGCACCCAGTGTCGTTCGTCCGAGAACATTATCGAAGGCATTCGGCAATTACACGACGGAATCATCGGCAAGGTCTATTTCGCTCGGGGGATCGCCTACAAGATCCGCGGCAATCTTGGCCAGCACGCACCGCGTCCAGTCCCGGATGGATTGGATTGGAATGCTTGGTGCGGTCCTGCCCCGGTCCATGAGTTCAGTAATTTCCAACTTCGTCGTTGGCACTGGATTTGGGATTACGGCAATGGCGAAATCGGGAACCAGGGCGTTCACCAAATGGACATCATTCGCTGGGGACTCAAAATCGACGATCATCCGAATCAGATTTCGTCGGTGGGCACCAACTTCATGCAACAGGAAGTCCATGACAGCAGCGCCCAAACCCCCGGTGTCCTATCCACCTCCATGAAGTGGGACGATGGCCGAATGATCGAGTTCGCTGTTCGCGATTGGTACACCAACGCCGAAGCTGGTTTCCGCGACAAGTACCCGTTCGTGCAAAAAGACTTTCCCGTTGGTGTGATTTTCCTTGGCTCCGAAGGGACCATGATCTTCCCCGACTATTCCAGCTACTACACCTTCCTGGGTCGTGACCGTGAACTGGGGCCTCACGCGTCGGAACCGGGAAGCCCGATTTCCGACTTGCCGCATTTCCAAAACTGGGTCAGCAGCCTGCGATCACGCAATCCCGAGGACTTGTCGGCGGAGATCCTTCAAGGGCACATGTCGTCGTCGCTGTGCCACTTGGCCAACATCGCCTATCGGGTCGACCGCACGGTCAATTTTGACCCGAAAAAGGAAACTTTCGTTGATGATGCGGAGGCCAACCAATTGGTTTCCCGGCCACCGCGAGCCCCCTTTGTTGTTCCAGAAAACGTGTAG
- a CDS encoding DUF5722 domain-containing protein — protein sequence MDANRSIRSWHDLDLTIQDDVVIIQTTGNDPYLWLSLPSRPELQTDWMLGLEYFCPDGINSVQAHLGLQARAAGMVDLESFAKAEGWMPYAINLDQLRRENTKGTDTSAIRIDLGRRANRHIKIRRLQTRPMSDRELAIRRKSEGKKKAQQALAASIRGYHQRSWPARIDRISAEPDAIRVEGSFAVDMTDAPVYLVRRNVHSVTALAASQNELANRWIVQKGNDGQSFTCRIPNATAGSAAQWGDRFQLVRQEAPPQSFTPLSAAHWFSPDLSVASAPTGQEHHQVRKGLTCLTTRFPMTMLDELGLQHGSININMNSLVRQVGNGDDAIYQLDEAGFRRLDATVSYLSKARIQLAGILLIPNSPTAPLVHPDADLAGTYAMPNLVDQAHAQAYRAVVIELARRYGSNSDAGTIDHWIIHNEVDYGWQWTNMGPQPMDIFMDHYVRSMRMVDSVVRHFNTNARVFISLTHRWNAQDCQENKTYAPKAMLQWLQKHGQTEGDFPWGVAYHPYPQSLWESDTWNDDLPTESFDTPLITVKNLSVLDRFLNQPEWLDSSGRVRPVICSEQGFHAPETDDASLQRQSAALVYTWKQLSDLGSIIAFDYHRPIDHPNEGGLRLGLRGLVSKRHPLGPAKPAWSTYQALGTEAEMQLRQTFQQHWQPSGRNH from the coding sequence ATGGATGCGAACCGTTCGATCAGGTCGTGGCATGATCTTGATCTAACGATTCAAGACGACGTTGTGATCATCCAAACGACGGGAAACGATCCTTACCTTTGGCTTTCGCTTCCCTCGCGTCCCGAATTGCAAACCGATTGGATGCTTGGCTTGGAGTACTTCTGCCCAGACGGGATCAACTCCGTGCAAGCGCACTTGGGACTCCAAGCTCGCGCGGCGGGGATGGTCGACTTGGAATCTTTCGCCAAAGCCGAAGGTTGGATGCCATACGCGATCAACTTAGACCAGTTGCGACGCGAGAACACGAAGGGCACGGACACATCGGCAATCCGAATCGACCTGGGAAGGCGTGCCAACAGGCACATTAAAATCCGACGATTACAGACGCGTCCCATGTCGGACCGCGAGTTGGCCATTCGCAGGAAATCCGAAGGCAAGAAGAAAGCACAACAGGCGTTGGCGGCGTCCATCCGTGGTTACCACCAACGCAGTTGGCCCGCCCGCATTGATCGCATCAGCGCGGAACCAGATGCGATCCGCGTGGAAGGATCGTTTGCAGTGGACATGACCGATGCCCCCGTCTATTTGGTTCGTCGAAACGTTCACTCGGTCACAGCCCTTGCGGCGTCCCAGAACGAACTGGCCAATCGATGGATCGTTCAAAAAGGCAATGACGGACAGTCATTCACATGTCGCATTCCCAATGCCACCGCTGGTAGCGCAGCGCAGTGGGGCGATCGATTCCAGCTTGTTCGGCAAGAAGCCCCACCCCAATCTTTCACACCACTGTCGGCGGCACACTGGTTTTCCCCCGATCTTTCGGTGGCATCGGCACCAACGGGACAAGAACACCACCAAGTGCGGAAGGGGCTCACATGCCTGACGACGCGGTTTCCGATGACGATGCTTGACGAATTGGGTCTGCAGCACGGAAGCATCAACATCAACATGAATTCACTCGTGCGGCAAGTCGGAAACGGCGACGACGCAATCTATCAATTGGACGAAGCCGGGTTTCGGCGACTGGATGCTACGGTTTCCTATCTATCGAAAGCCCGGATCCAATTGGCGGGCATTCTGCTTATTCCCAATTCGCCGACCGCCCCACTAGTTCATCCTGACGCCGATCTGGCCGGCACCTATGCGATGCCGAACTTGGTCGACCAAGCCCACGCACAGGCCTATCGCGCGGTCGTCATCGAACTGGCCAGACGTTATGGATCAAATTCCGATGCCGGCACCATTGACCACTGGATCATCCACAACGAAGTGGACTACGGATGGCAGTGGACCAATATGGGCCCCCAGCCCATGGACATCTTCATGGACCACTACGTTCGTTCAATGCGGATGGTTGATTCCGTGGTTCGTCACTTCAACACGAATGCCCGCGTTTTCATTTCACTGACGCATCGCTGGAACGCCCAGGATTGCCAGGAAAACAAGACTTATGCTCCCAAAGCGATGCTTCAGTGGTTGCAAAAACACGGTCAAACCGAAGGCGACTTTCCGTGGGGAGTTGCCTACCATCCCTACCCACAAAGCCTGTGGGAATCGGATACCTGGAATGATGACTTGCCAACCGAGTCATTCGACACACCGTTGATCACGGTTAAAAACCTTTCGGTGCTGGACCGTTTCTTGAATCAGCCCGAATGGTTGGATTCATCCGGTCGCGTTCGACCAGTCATCTGCAGCGAGCAAGGTTTTCATGCCCCCGAAACCGATGACGCTAGCTTGCAACGCCAAAGCGCCGCTTTGGTTTACACTTGGAAGCAACTAAGTGATTTAGGGTCGATCATCGCGTTCGACTATCACCGACCGATCGACCATCCGAACGAAGGTGGCTTGCGTCTGGGATTGCGTGGCTTGGTCAGTAAGCGGCATCCACTGGGTCCGGCAAAGCCGGCTTGGTCGACCTATCAAGCCCTGGGCACCGAAGCGGAAATGCAACTTCGTCAGACTTTTCAGCAGCACTGGCAACCGTCGGGTCGAAATCATTAG
- a CDS encoding arylsulfatase: MNAFRKRGSGHSGDATRAVVITGIVCVLIGGVVGNAKADESRRPNLIFVLSDDVAQGDLGCYGQQLIQTPHLDQMAAEGTRYTQAYCGTSVCAPSRSSFFTGLHCGHCPVRGNYEMPPEGQFPLPDETVTIAEVAKAAGYATATFGKWGMGFFDTTGSPMNQGVDHFYGYNCQRHAHSYFPTYLFDDDQPFRLPGNDGRTVGQTYAQELIQQDMIRWVRDHADQPFFLFYAVTLPHGRHEIDDLGIYADKPWSLKEKSYAAQVSRLDSDMGQLLSVLKETGIDDDTLVLFSGDNGSSFSPDSAMGKRFEQASNGLRGFKRGMYEGALRQAAIAWWPGTVPAGRVTDQPWAFWDVMPTFVEMARAEPPEGYETDGHSLVDFLRGGDAPKREYFYWELHGGRPIQAARFGDWKAVRIGVDRPIEIYDLAQDPAESNDLAESRPDLVAKAAEIFSEAHRESPHWPLSGKTQQRVDREKAAWQITRRRNAETYVPDAAR; encoded by the coding sequence TTGAATGCCTTCAGAAAACGTGGTTCCGGACATTCCGGCGACGCAACCCGAGCGGTGGTGATCACCGGGATTGTTTGTGTGCTGATTGGCGGTGTCGTTGGCAACGCAAAAGCGGACGAATCGCGTCGACCCAATTTGATCTTCGTGCTCAGCGATGATGTCGCTCAAGGTGACCTTGGCTGCTATGGACAACAACTGATTCAAACGCCCCATTTGGATCAGATGGCGGCCGAAGGTACTCGATACACGCAAGCCTATTGTGGGACCAGCGTGTGTGCCCCCAGTCGATCATCATTTTTTACCGGTCTACATTGCGGCCATTGTCCGGTCCGCGGCAATTACGAGATGCCGCCGGAGGGACAGTTCCCTTTGCCCGACGAAACGGTGACGATTGCCGAAGTGGCCAAGGCGGCCGGCTACGCGACGGCAACATTCGGAAAGTGGGGCATGGGATTTTTCGATACGACCGGCAGCCCGATGAATCAGGGCGTGGACCACTTCTATGGCTATAACTGTCAGCGACACGCGCACAGCTATTTCCCGACGTATCTATTTGACGATGACCAGCCGTTTCGTTTGCCCGGCAACGATGGGCGGACGGTCGGTCAAACCTATGCACAAGAATTGATTCAGCAAGACATGATCCGCTGGGTTCGCGATCACGCCGACCAGCCATTCTTTTTGTTCTACGCGGTGACCTTGCCGCACGGACGACATGAAATTGACGACCTGGGCATCTATGCGGACAAGCCGTGGAGCTTGAAGGAAAAATCCTATGCGGCCCAGGTCAGCCGGTTGGACAGCGACATGGGACAACTGCTGTCCGTGTTGAAAGAGACAGGGATCGACGATGATACGCTGGTGTTGTTCAGTGGCGACAACGGTTCATCGTTCAGTCCGGATTCCGCCATGGGAAAACGATTTGAGCAAGCGTCCAACGGTTTGCGCGGATTCAAGCGAGGCATGTACGAAGGGGCCCTTCGCCAAGCGGCTATCGCCTGGTGGCCAGGCACCGTGCCCGCCGGTCGGGTGACCGATCAGCCTTGGGCGTTTTGGGATGTAATGCCGACCTTTGTTGAAATGGCCAGGGCCGAACCACCTGAGGGGTACGAAACCGACGGGCATTCGCTGGTGGACTTTTTGCGCGGCGGCGACGCACCCAAACGGGAGTACTTTTACTGGGAACTGCACGGTGGTCGTCCGATCCAGGCGGCGCGGTTCGGTGATTGGAAAGCGGTACGTATAGGGGTGGATCGCCCCATTGAGATCTATGATTTGGCCCAGGATCCCGCCGAATCAAACGATTTGGCCGAAAGTCGGCCGGATCTCGTGGCAAAGGCCGCGGAAATTTTTTCCGAAGCACATCGCGAAAGTCCTCATTGGCCGCTGAGCGGAAAAACGCAACAACGGGTGGATCGGGAAAAAGCGGCTTGGCAGATCACCCGACGAAGGAATGCGGAAACCTACGTGCCAGATGCGGCTCGCTAA
- a CDS encoding Gfo/Idh/MocA family oxidoreductase: MTKDNASKSSDRRSFLKTTSVAATGAALAGSVARTAHAAGLDEIKVVLIGCGGRGSGAIVNLFNTEGNVKLVAVADAFPQKAEGLLNSLRKRKQYAEKVAVTPENIYTDLNGYKAAMDVECDLVVIATPPAFKPQQFEHAVKKGRHVFMEKPVASDAPGVRRVLESVKESKKKDLLVAIGLQRRHQPNYLETVRRIHDGEIGDVISQQVYWNGGGIWYRNRTDDQNEMAFQCNNWYHFNWLSGDQICEQHIHNLDIGCWVKGEYPVECNGMGGRGQRMDGDPTKSQINDHTFCEFTFADGSKMFSQGRHLKGAWTHVGEHVQGSKGTADPSGWLAGANEWKFDGPNLNGHQQEQHDLIAALMRGDIYNEGEYGALSTFTAILGREACYSGKVLKWDELLENGRNLAPNIDDLTLESQVPESARPDDEGRYPIPVPGSYNPFA; encoded by the coding sequence ATGACCAAAGATAACGCATCCAAATCCTCGGATCGGCGATCCTTTTTGAAGACGACCTCGGTCGCCGCAACCGGAGCGGCTTTGGCCGGCTCGGTGGCACGCACCGCACACGCGGCAGGTCTGGACGAAATCAAAGTCGTTTTGATCGGTTGTGGCGGTCGCGGAAGCGGTGCCATCGTCAACCTGTTCAACACCGAAGGCAACGTCAAACTGGTTGCCGTCGCCGACGCTTTTCCGCAAAAGGCCGAAGGTCTGCTGAACTCGCTTCGCAAGCGTAAACAGTATGCCGAAAAGGTCGCCGTGACCCCGGAAAACATCTACACGGATCTGAACGGCTACAAGGCCGCAATGGATGTTGAATGCGATCTTGTCGTGATCGCGACACCGCCCGCCTTCAAACCGCAGCAATTCGAACACGCGGTCAAGAAGGGCCGGCACGTGTTCATGGAAAAACCCGTCGCGTCCGATGCACCCGGCGTCCGTCGTGTTTTGGAATCCGTCAAGGAATCGAAGAAGAAAGATCTGTTGGTCGCGATCGGATTGCAACGACGTCACCAACCCAACTACCTGGAAACCGTTCGTCGCATCCACGATGGTGAAATCGGCGACGTGATTTCCCAGCAAGTTTATTGGAACGGCGGCGGGATCTGGTACCGCAACCGTACCGATGATCAAAACGAAATGGCGTTCCAGTGCAACAACTGGTACCACTTCAATTGGCTTTCGGGCGACCAGATTTGTGAACAACACATTCACAACCTGGATATCGGTTGCTGGGTCAAGGGTGAATACCCGGTCGAATGCAACGGCATGGGTGGTCGTGGGCAACGAATGGATGGCGATCCCACCAAGTCACAAATCAACGATCACACGTTCTGCGAATTCACCTTCGCCGACGGCAGCAAGATGTTCAGCCAAGGTCGTCACCTGAAGGGTGCTTGGACCCACGTCGGCGAACATGTGCAAGGTTCCAAGGGAACGGCCGATCCGAGCGGTTGGTTGGCTGGTGCGAACGAGTGGAAGTTCGATGGCCCGAATTTGAACGGCCACCAACAAGAACAGCACGATTTGATCGCTGCGTTGATGCGAGGCGACATCTACAACGAAGGTGAATACGGCGCGCTGTCCACGTTCACTGCGATCTTGGGCCGCGAAGCCTGCTACAGCGGCAAGGTTTTGAAGTGGGACGAGTTGCTGGAAAATGGACGCAACTTGGCGCCCAACATCGACGATCTGACCCTGGAATCGCAGGTGCCTGAAAGTGCACGTCCCGACGATGAAGGACGTTATCCGATTCCGGTCCCCGGCAGCTACAACCCATTTGCCTAA
- a CDS encoding outer membrane protein assembly factor BamB family protein, with product MSRTFPRIFGVWILLFHGALAWSDDWQQFRGDDGSATSSQGSLPVQWDAATSVRWKTDLPGPGGSCPIVLDDLVVVTYYDGYGIDEDSPGDLQDLSRHLAAYRRSTGDHVWTVDFPSDGGDKPFEGFQALHGYASSTPVTDGQDIYVFLGCSGVAAVSKDGQKRWQVSVGDGVHGWGSGTSPVLFDDLVIVNASVESGSMVALNKSDGTEAWRVDDVQRSWSSPLLVDVGTGTQELVLADKGRLRGFDPSTGKTLWTCPFVDDYICPTPISHDGIVYAIGGRRNTAVAVKAGGRGDVEPLWEARAGANVPSPVYHDGHLYFLNERSGLAFCLNAEDGEIVYRERLSPRPGTVYGSPLLAEDQYYVVTRDSGTFVIAAKPEFQMLQHNDALDDSRVNASPVPAGSEILVRSNDALYCLQ from the coding sequence ATGTCCAGAACATTCCCACGTATCTTTGGCGTTTGGATCCTATTGTTTCACGGTGCGTTGGCATGGTCCGACGACTGGCAACAGTTCCGCGGTGACGATGGTTCGGCAACCTCTTCACAGGGTTCCTTGCCTGTCCAATGGGATGCGGCCACTTCGGTTCGGTGGAAAACGGACCTTCCAGGACCGGGCGGTTCTTGCCCCATCGTTTTGGACGACTTGGTCGTCGTGACGTACTACGACGGATACGGAATCGACGAAGACTCGCCAGGCGACCTCCAGGATCTATCACGACATCTTGCGGCGTACCGTCGATCCACCGGCGATCACGTGTGGACCGTTGACTTTCCATCCGATGGTGGTGACAAACCGTTCGAAGGCTTCCAAGCGTTGCATGGTTATGCATCATCGACGCCAGTCACCGATGGCCAGGACATCTATGTTTTTCTGGGATGTTCCGGCGTCGCAGCGGTTTCGAAAGACGGTCAGAAACGTTGGCAAGTCAGTGTCGGCGACGGTGTTCACGGTTGGGGATCAGGAACATCACCTGTGTTGTTTGACGATTTGGTCATCGTCAACGCCAGCGTGGAAAGCGGCAGCATGGTTGCGCTGAACAAGAGCGACGGAACCGAAGCCTGGCGTGTCGATGATGTCCAAAGGTCATGGAGCAGCCCATTACTGGTCGACGTCGGTACGGGAACCCAAGAATTGGTACTCGCCGACAAGGGACGTTTGCGCGGGTTCGATCCATCCACCGGGAAAACACTTTGGACGTGCCCCTTTGTTGACGACTATATCTGCCCAACGCCCATCAGCCATGACGGAATCGTGTACGCCATCGGCGGTCGTCGCAACACCGCCGTCGCCGTCAAAGCAGGCGGACGTGGGGATGTCGAACCGCTGTGGGAAGCACGTGCGGGCGCAAACGTTCCATCACCGGTCTATCACGACGGGCATCTTTATTTCCTGAATGAACGCAGCGGTTTGGCGTTTTGCTTGAACGCCGAAGATGGCGAAATCGTCTATCGCGAACGCCTGTCACCGCGTCCCGGCACCGTCTACGGATCACCGCTGTTGGCGGAAGACCAATACTATGTCGTGACCCGTGACAGCGGGACATTCGTAATCGCCGCGAAGCCGGAATTTCAGATGCTTCAACACAACGATGCCTTGGATGACAGTCGCGTCAACGCCAGTCCCGTGCCGGCAGGATCCGAAATACTTGTGCGAAGCAACGACGCTCTGTATTGCCTGCAGTGA
- a CDS encoding outer membrane protein assembly factor BamB family protein, giving the protein MKASAVDRGTLGLVALCAIVVAVGWMGVRPSQQVRMRLPGQDGAPETVSLKSDVLAVPVPGQPVAGAGVAGVTDGTWTGFRGPDGGNVVIETPTLRTDWSSDGPDKQWEITLCEGYAGAAVSNGRVYVLDYDEANQSDVLRCLSLADGQEIWRNSYPVPVTRNHGITRTVPTITGPLVVTLGPRCHLAVWDATTGKNLWLKSLVAEYQAVEPRWYVGQCPLVDEGKLILGVGGTALLVALDINTGDVIWESANPRQWEMTHSSVVPMNVGGTRMYVYCGSGGIAGVDAEAGKILWDTTSWPVQFAHAPSPLVLPESRFLVSSGYGSKVGAILFQVSDAADAVDIVKEFTPKEFNSEQQTPIVYQQHIFGVRKRGGGVLVCMDLDGNEVWSSGRDRFGHGPYLIADNKIWLLDDHGTLTAVQANTESYEPIARAEIFPDGHDAWGPMAIVDGKLILREMTRMACLDLLSESEPQD; this is encoded by the coding sequence ATGAAAGCCTCCGCTGTGGATCGTGGGACTTTGGGCTTGGTGGCTTTGTGCGCTATTGTCGTTGCTGTTGGTTGGATGGGCGTCCGGCCAAGTCAGCAGGTCCGCATGCGATTGCCGGGACAAGACGGCGCACCCGAGACGGTCAGTCTAAAAAGCGATGTGCTCGCCGTTCCGGTTCCTGGGCAACCGGTTGCGGGTGCCGGTGTGGCGGGCGTGACCGATGGAACGTGGACGGGATTCCGCGGGCCGGATGGCGGCAACGTCGTCATTGAAACACCGACGCTGCGGACCGATTGGTCGTCCGATGGTCCGGACAAGCAATGGGAAATCACCTTGTGTGAAGGATACGCCGGTGCGGCGGTTTCCAACGGTCGCGTGTACGTGTTGGACTATGACGAGGCGAATCAATCCGATGTGCTGCGCTGCTTGTCGTTGGCGGACGGACAAGAGATCTGGCGGAACAGCTATCCGGTTCCGGTGACGCGAAACCATGGCATCACACGAACCGTCCCCACGATCACCGGCCCGCTTGTCGTCACCCTGGGACCCCGTTGTCATTTGGCCGTATGGGATGCAACCACGGGCAAGAATCTTTGGCTGAAAAGCTTGGTGGCCGAGTACCAGGCCGTCGAACCTCGCTGGTACGTCGGTCAATGCCCTTTGGTGGATGAAGGAAAGCTGATTCTTGGCGTGGGCGGAACCGCATTGCTTGTCGCTTTGGATATCAATACCGGCGATGTGATCTGGGAATCAGCCAATCCACGTCAGTGGGAAATGACGCATTCCAGTGTTGTGCCAATGAATGTTGGTGGAACACGCATGTACGTCTACTGCGGCAGCGGCGGGATCGCGGGCGTGGACGCCGAAGCGGGAAAAATCTTATGGGACACGACATCCTGGCCGGTCCAATTCGCCCACGCCCCATCGCCCCTTGTGCTGCCGGAAAGTCGATTCTTGGTATCCAGTGGTTACGGATCCAAGGTCGGAGCAATCTTGTTCCAGGTATCCGATGCCGCCGATGCAGTTGACATCGTGAAGGAATTCACTCCCAAGGAATTCAATTCCGAACAGCAAACACCGATCGTGTACCAACAACACATCTTTGGAGTTCGCAAACGAGGTGGCGGCGTGTTGGTCTGCATGGATTTGGACGGAAACGAAGTTTGGTCCAGCGGGCGGGATCGATTCGGGCACGGACCTTATCTGATTGCGGACAACAAAATTTGGTTGTTGGATGATCATGGCACATTGACGGCGGTTCAAGCCAATACCGAATCCTACGAGCCCATTGCGCGGGCCGAGATCTTTCCCGATGGACATGACGCTTGGGGGCCGATGGCGATCGTGGATGGAAAATTGATTCTGCGTGAAATGACTCGGATGGCGTGTCTGGACCTTTTGTCGGAATCCGAACCTCAGGACTAA